The genomic window CGGACCGAGTCAAAGAGGGTTACGGATTGTCGCGAAGCGGCATTACCGCGGCTCATGCGCAAGGCGTCAAGCTGGTGATCGCGGTTGACTGCGGAATTACTGCCGTCGACCAGATAAATCTGGCCAATGAATTCGGCCTTGACGTTATTATCTGCGATCATCACCATCCCGGCGATGTGCTGCCCAACGCGCTGGCGATATTAAATCCCAAACAGGAAAAGTGTTCTTATCCGTTCAAAGAACTGTGCGGCGTTGGCGTTGCGTTCAAACTGGCGCAGGCCCTGACGGAAACGTTGAAAATCGATCGCGGAATTTTATTACAGCACCTTGACCTTGTTGCGATCGGAAGCGCGGCGGACATAGTTCCGCTGATAGGAGAAAACCGCACATTAGTAAAGAACGGCCTGAAACTGGTGAGCGAAGCAAATAAAGTCGGCATCCGCCAGTTGGTCAAAAACGCCAACGTATACGGCAAAGCAATTTCAACCGCCCAGATTGTTTTTTCCCTTGCGCCGCGCATTAATGCAGTCGGCAGGCTGGGCGACGCGAACAGGGCAGTTAAACTTCTTATTACTAACAGCGAAACGGATGCCGTAGAATTTGCAAGTGTACTGGAGTCGGAGAACCGGAACCGGCGTGACTTGAATGAAGTAATGTTTCTGGAGGCCTGTGAAATTGTTGAAGAAGAATTTGATTTTGAAAAAGATAAAGTGATCGTTGTTTTCAAAGAAGGCTGGCATCAGGGTGTGATTGGCATCGTTGCGAGCAAGCTGGTCGAGCGGTATTACAGGCCTGCGATCGTTATTGCAGAAGCCGACAACCGAGGCAAAGGATCAGCCAGAAGCGTCGAAAATTTTGACGTATTTCAGGCGCTAAAGGCTTGTGAAGACATGATGGTCGGGTATGGCGGACATAAGTATGCGGCAGGATTAACTATCGAATTGGATAAGATCGTGGAATTCAGACGCCGTGTGAACGCGTATGCTGAAATAAATTTACCGCCTGCGGATCTCATTCCGAAGATCCAAATTGATGCAGAAATAACGCTCGACTCGATCAATGAACGCCTGATGAATTTGTTAAACTTATTCAAACCGCACGGACCGGGAAATATGCGTCCGATATTTTTGTCGACCAGCCTGCAAATCGTCGGGTATCCCCAATTAATGAATGAACGCCATATTCGCCTGAAGGTGCGACAAAACGGAGCTACGTTTGATGCCGTGGGCTTCAATCTGGCGCATCACTATAACAAGATCGGCGTGGGCGATAAACCTATTGATTTAGTTTATCAAATAGACGAAAATACATGGCAGGGCCGCACGACCACGCAACTGAAGATCAAGGACCTGAAAGTGCAAACCAACGGCAAGCTGAATTAATATCGGAATCGGATTATTGGAACAGTCAAAACACAGGGCGGTATTCATTGACCGGGACGGGACTTTAAATGTTGAAAAAGATTATGTGTACAAGATCGAAGACTTTGAATTTATTCACGGAGCCAAGGAAGCCGTTCGTCTCCTAAACGAGCATCATATTAAGGCCATCGTGATAAGTAATCAATCCGGTATAGCGAGAGGTTATTACACACCCAATGATGTACACCTTCTTCACGATTACATCCAAAGGGAATTGAGAAAAGAAAAGGCACAAATTGATGCCTTTTTTTATTGCCCGCATCATCCGGACGGAACCATCGATGAATTTCGTAAAGTATGCGATTGCAGAAAACCCAGCCCAGGCATGATTTTACAGGCAGAGCAAAAGCTAAATATCGATTTGCAGAGTTCCTACGTGATCGGAGATCATTTATCGGATATTAAATTACAGGAAAAAGTTCCGGTAAAAACTATTCTGGTAAGGACAGGTCATGGAAACAAAGCATTAGAGGAGCTGCAGAAAGAGAAGATAAAGCCGGAGAGAATTGAAGAGAACTTGCTTGATGCGGTGAATTATATTATACGAACGACGAATCCTTTCTAATATTAAGACTTAGGAAAACGCAATGGATTACACTTTTGCAGACCGATTAAAGAACATTACATCGTCGGCGACGGTTAGTCTGGCGGAAAAAGCCAAAAGTTTACGCGATGCCGGACAAGACATCATCGATTTGACCATCGGTGAGCCGGATTTTCCAACGCCGCCGCATATTATTCGCGCGGGTTACAGGGCGATGATAAAGGGGCATACGAAATACACCAACAGCCGCGGCATAATTGAATTGCGAAAAGCAATCGCGCAAAAACTGGAAAACGAAAATGAGCTGCTGTATTCCGCAGATACTGAGATCATCGTGACTCCCGGAGGAAAGCAAGCCATCTTGTATGCGGTGTTAGCGCTTATTAATCCCGGCGATGAAGTATTGTGCATCGAGCCGTGTTGGTTAGGTTACGAGAGCTGCATCGCTTTGGCGGGCGGCGTCTATGTCGGAGTAGAAACTCACGAAGAAGACGGATTTTCAATAACTGAAAAACAGATCCTGGAAAAAGTTACGCCGAGAACTAAACTCATGCTGATAAATAGCCCGTGTAATCCGACCGGCAAGGTGTTGACCAAAGAAGAACTGGAGATCATTTCAAAAATCTGCATTGAAAAGAACATGATGTGTGTGTCGGATGATATTTATGAAAAAATTATTTTTGATAATCATCGATTTCATTCTATAGCTTCTTTGCCTTCGATGCGCGAACGGACTCTTGTATTAAACGGTTTCTCCAAAGCGTATTCCATGACGGGCTGGAGGCTTGCGTATCTTGCCGGTGATCGAAAAATAATAGGACAGATCAATAAACTTCAGCAGCTGTCTGCGACTTGTCCTTCGGCCGTTAGCCAGTGGGCGGGCGTGGAAGCTTTGACGGGCCTTCAACTGCACTTAAAAAAAATGACTCAGGCTTATGAGGTTAGACGGAATATAGTTCACAAGGGATTTAACAACAAAAAACTGGCATGTTTTAAGGCTCAAGGAGCCTTTTACGGATTTGTTAATGTCAAAAGACTGGGGATGAGTTCGGATCAGGCGTGCGAATTTCTATTAGAAAAAGCTAAGATGGTCACGGTTCCCGGCAGCGCATTTGGCAAAGCCGGAGAAGGATATGTGCGGATTTCGTTTGGTACGTCCGAAAAGAATCTAAAGAAAGCAATAAAAAATCTTGAGTATTTGTAGACGCCATAGTATATTGGCGCATAATTGATGATTCGGAATGTGGCGCAGCCCGGATAGCGCACTCCCTTGGGGTGGGAGGGGTCGGAGGTTCAAATCCTCTCATTCCGACAAATTTTTTCTTCGTTTCTTTCCTTCCTTTTTTCATCTTCCTTAGTTAAATTATATTCAACGGTTTGGTTACCGGCACGGAAAGGTACTTTCTCGCACGGTGATGGTACCAAACGAACCTTATTTATTTTTTCAGTAGTTTTTATAATCATTGCAAATGAAAAAAATCGTAACGCCGCAAGACATGCAGGAGATCGACCGTAGAACCATTCAGGATTATAAGATCAGCGGCGAGGTATTGATGGAATGTGCGGGTGCGGCAGTATTTGGGCGTATCAG from bacterium includes these protein-coding regions:
- the recJ gene encoding single-stranded-DNA-specific exonuclease RecJ, producing MLEQQWVLNNHHDKERLKKLAEEINVPELIASILFNRGITTFDEAKNFFRAENAPLIDPFLMYNMDVAVKRVIEAMDNRDSIMIYGDYDVDGTTSTSMLYLFLREIHKGLITYYIPDRVKEGYGLSRSGITAAHAQGVKLVIAVDCGITAVDQINLANEFGLDVIICDHHHPGDVLPNALAILNPKQEKCSYPFKELCGVGVAFKLAQALTETLKIDRGILLQHLDLVAIGSAADIVPLIGENRTLVKNGLKLVSEANKVGIRQLVKNANVYGKAISTAQIVFSLAPRINAVGRLGDANRAVKLLITNSETDAVEFASVLESENRNRRDLNEVMFLEACEIVEEEFDFEKDKVIVVFKEGWHQGVIGIVASKLVERYYRPAIVIAEADNRGKGSARSVENFDVFQALKACEDMMVGYGGHKYAAGLTIELDKIVEFRRRVNAYAEINLPPADLIPKIQIDAEITLDSINERLMNLLNLFKPHGPGNMRPIFLSTSLQIVGYPQLMNERHIRLKVRQNGATFDAVGFNLAHHYNKIGVGDKPIDLVYQIDENTWQGRTTTQLKIKDLKVQTNGKLN
- the gmhB gene encoding D-glycero-beta-D-manno-heptose 1,7-bisphosphate 7-phosphatase, translated to MEQSKHRAVFIDRDGTLNVEKDYVYKIEDFEFIHGAKEAVRLLNEHHIKAIVISNQSGIARGYYTPNDVHLLHDYIQRELRKEKAQIDAFFYCPHHPDGTIDEFRKVCDCRKPSPGMILQAEQKLNIDLQSSYVIGDHLSDIKLQEKVPVKTILVRTGHGNKALEELQKEKIKPERIEENLLDAVNYIIRTTNPF
- a CDS encoding pyridoxal phosphate-dependent aminotransferase, with translation MDYTFADRLKNITSSATVSLAEKAKSLRDAGQDIIDLTIGEPDFPTPPHIIRAGYRAMIKGHTKYTNSRGIIELRKAIAQKLENENELLYSADTEIIVTPGGKQAILYAVLALINPGDEVLCIEPCWLGYESCIALAGGVYVGVETHEEDGFSITEKQILEKVTPRTKLMLINSPCNPTGKVLTKEELEIISKICIEKNMMCVSDDIYEKIIFDNHRFHSIASLPSMRERTLVLNGFSKAYSMTGWRLAYLAGDRKIIGQINKLQQLSATCPSAVSQWAGVEALTGLQLHLKKMTQAYEVRRNIVHKGFNNKKLACFKAQGAFYGFVNVKRLGMSSDQACEFLLEKAKMVTVPGSAFGKAGEGYVRISFGTSEKNLKKAIKNLEYL